Proteins encoded by one window of Symbiobacterium terraclitae:
- a CDS encoding nucleoside triphosphate pyrophosphohydrolase, translating into MIVYNKLVRDRIPEVIAASGKRCEVRVLDDQEYILRLNQKLQEEVQEYLADQSVEELADIAELIRAILEFRGVSPDQFEEIRRAKQEARGGFSKRLLLVHVSD; encoded by the coding sequence ATGATCGTGTACAACAAGCTGGTGCGAGACAGGATTCCCGAGGTCATCGCAGCCTCGGGCAAGCGGTGCGAGGTCAGGGTGCTGGATGACCAGGAGTACATCCTCCGCCTGAACCAGAAGCTGCAGGAAGAGGTGCAGGAGTACCTCGCAGACCAGAGCGTGGAGGAGCTGGCGGACATCGCCGAGCTCATCCGCGCCATCCTCGAGTTCCGGGGCGTCAGCCCGGACCAGTTTGAAGAGATCCGGCGAGCGAAGCAGGAGGCCCGGGGCGGGTTCAGCAAGCGCCTCCTCCTGGTCCACGTCTCCGACTAG
- the selA gene encoding L-seryl-tRNA(Sec) selenium transferase: MKPWQQAALREIPPVNAILESPTGQRLLAERARPLVVAAVGEALDALRRQIAAAQDEEELAAADRSPEGLAALAAEMLRRRLRPRLRRVVNATGVVIHTNMGRAPLAEEAVEAIAATAGRYNNLELDLSTGERGSRYAHVEGLLAELTGAEAAMVVNNNAAAVLLMLSALAAGREVVVSRGELVEIGGSFRVPEVITQGGARLVEVGTTNKTHPRDYEAAIGPETGALLKVHRSNFRLVGFTAEVPVAELAEIAHRHGLPCLVDWGSGVMLDLTRFGLPHEATMPELIADGADLVTFSGDKLLGAPQGGFIVGRRELVERCRRHPLTRALRVDKLTLAGIEATLKLYLEPERAVERVPAVRMLTAPREQIAPRADALARKLEAAGIACEVIDGVSRAGGGALPAVDLPTRLVAVPHPAPQEVEARLRAGDPPVMVRIQAGALLLDPRTLWDDEVDLVVSALRSAIV, from the coding sequence ATGAAGCCATGGCAGCAGGCGGCGCTGCGGGAGATCCCGCCGGTCAACGCGATCCTGGAGAGCCCGACGGGGCAGCGGCTGCTGGCCGAGCGGGCCCGGCCGCTGGTGGTGGCCGCCGTCGGCGAGGCGCTGGACGCGCTCCGCCGGCAGATCGCGGCCGCGCAGGACGAGGAGGAGCTGGCCGCGGCCGACCGGTCCCCCGAGGGGCTGGCGGCGCTGGCCGCGGAGATGCTGCGGCGCAGGCTCCGGCCCCGGCTGCGCCGGGTGGTCAACGCCACCGGCGTGGTGATCCACACCAACATGGGGCGCGCCCCCCTGGCCGAGGAGGCCGTCGAGGCCATCGCGGCCACCGCCGGCCGCTACAACAACCTGGAGCTGGACCTCTCCACCGGCGAGCGGGGCTCCCGCTACGCGCACGTCGAGGGGCTGCTCGCCGAGCTGACGGGCGCCGAGGCCGCCATGGTGGTCAACAACAACGCAGCCGCCGTGCTCCTGATGCTCTCTGCCCTCGCCGCGGGGCGGGAGGTCGTGGTCTCCCGTGGCGAGCTGGTGGAGATCGGCGGCTCCTTCCGCGTGCCGGAGGTCATCACCCAGGGCGGCGCCCGGCTGGTGGAGGTGGGCACCACCAACAAGACGCACCCCCGCGACTACGAGGCCGCCATCGGGCCGGAGACCGGGGCGCTGCTCAAGGTGCACCGGTCCAATTTCCGGCTGGTCGGCTTCACGGCGGAGGTTCCGGTGGCCGAACTGGCGGAGATCGCCCACCGGCACGGGCTGCCCTGCCTGGTGGACTGGGGCTCGGGCGTGATGCTGGACCTCACCCGCTTCGGTCTGCCCCACGAGGCGACCATGCCGGAGCTGATCGCCGACGGCGCCGACCTGGTCACCTTCTCCGGGGACAAGCTGCTGGGGGCGCCGCAGGGCGGCTTCATCGTGGGCCGGCGGGAGCTGGTGGAGCGCTGCCGGCGCCACCCGCTCACCCGGGCGCTCCGGGTGGACAAGCTGACGCTTGCGGGCATCGAGGCCACCCTGAAGCTCTACCTGGAGCCCGAGCGGGCCGTGGAGCGGGTCCCGGCGGTGCGGATGCTCACGGCCCCCCGGGAGCAGATCGCCCCGCGGGCCGACGCCCTGGCCCGGAAGCTTGAGGCCGCAGGCATCGCCTGCGAGGTGATCGACGGCGTCTCCCGGGCCGGGGGCGGGGCCCTGCCGGCCGTGGACCTGCCCACCCGCCTGGTGGCGGTCCCCCACCCTGCGCCCCAGGAGGTGGAGGCGCGCCTCCGGGCGGGCGACCCTCCCGTGATGGTGCGGATCCAGGCGGGGGCGCTGCTCCTTGACCCCCGTACGCTCTGGGACGACGAGGTCGACCTGGTGGTATCTGCCCTCCGGTCGGCCATCGTCTAA
- the selD gene encoding selenide, water dikinase SelD, whose product MRLSGEPDAVRLTQYTAKSGUGCKIGPGDLSEVLRHLPPSLPNADVIVGLESPDDAGVYRLTDDLALVQTADFFTPIVDDPYWFGAIAAANALSDVYAMGGRPVTALNLVSFPITKLDGRILAEILRGGAEKVAEAGAVLIGGHSIDGPEPTYGLAVTGLVHPDRVGAKAGARPGDRLILTKPIGIGVITTAIKRGLASPADAEEAIRVMAKLNNVVDVLAPFAIRGMTDITGFGLLGHASEMARQAGVGLRISSKAVPVLPSTYGYAEQGAFPGGSKANFRFLTGEGHVAFADSVPEFQRMILCDAVTSGGLLIAVAPDRAEELAAALTAHGTLTAAIIGEAVEEHPGKIMVID is encoded by the coding sequence ATGAGGCTGTCCGGCGAACCCGACGCAGTCCGCCTTACGCAGTACACAGCGAAGTCCGGCTGAGGGTGCAAGATAGGTCCGGGGGACCTGTCCGAAGTGCTGAGGCACCTGCCTCCCTCGCTGCCCAACGCCGACGTGATCGTCGGCCTCGAGTCGCCCGACGACGCCGGGGTCTACCGGCTGACGGACGACCTGGCCCTGGTGCAGACGGCCGACTTCTTCACGCCCATCGTGGACGACCCCTACTGGTTCGGCGCCATCGCCGCGGCCAACGCGCTCTCCGACGTGTACGCGATGGGCGGGCGGCCCGTCACCGCGCTGAACCTGGTCAGCTTCCCGATCACGAAGCTGGACGGCCGCATCCTCGCCGAGATCCTGCGGGGCGGCGCCGAGAAGGTGGCCGAGGCGGGTGCGGTCCTGATCGGCGGCCACTCCATCGACGGTCCCGAGCCCACCTACGGGTTGGCGGTCACCGGTCTGGTCCACCCGGACCGCGTGGGCGCCAAGGCGGGCGCGCGGCCGGGCGACCGGCTGATCCTGACCAAGCCCATCGGCATCGGCGTCATCACCACGGCCATCAAGCGCGGGCTCGCCAGCCCGGCCGACGCGGAAGAGGCGATCCGGGTCATGGCGAAGCTCAACAACGTGGTGGACGTCCTCGCGCCCTTCGCGATCCGGGGCATGACCGACATCACCGGCTTCGGCCTGCTGGGGCACGCCTCCGAGATGGCCCGCCAGGCCGGCGTGGGGCTCCGCATCTCGTCGAAGGCCGTCCCGGTGCTGCCCTCGACGTACGGCTACGCGGAGCAGGGCGCCTTCCCCGGCGGCTCCAAGGCCAACTTCCGGTTCCTGACCGGCGAGGGGCACGTGGCCTTCGCCGACTCGGTGCCCGAGTTCCAGCGGATGATCCTCTGCGATGCGGTCACCTCCGGCGGCCTCCTGATCGCCGTCGCGCCCGACCGGGCGGAGGAGCTGGCCGCGGCCCTTACAGCACATGGGACGCTCACCGCCGCCATCATCGGGGAGGCGGTGGAGGAGCATCCCGGAAAGATTATGGTGATAGACTGA
- the bshC gene encoding bacillithiol biosynthesis cysteine-adding enzyme BshC — protein MHIEPVPGVALSPSPAALAYLNDFARVAPAYEYDWTRQESFARRAAYLNGGGWAGDRAAVSAALERYNRALGADEAALANARLLGQPGTLAAVTGQQAGILTGPAYSIYKAMTTIRLARQQSERLGVPVVPVFWIAGEDHDWHEVSWVMVPAGDRAHRLALAERFEGERRSVALAPMPPSVEAVIAEFEALMPETEFKAEVVARVREAAAAPPALEPGASGGRPSLADWFGRLMAWIFRGTGLVFLNSADPALRRIEAPFFVRALERQAEVEAACERGVHRWERQLGFTCTVDLVPGSLNLFLYVDGDRLPLVGEGDRVWVRGNPELSWSRSELIDLAWRSPERFSTNVVLRPVVQSFLLPDLFYAGGPGEINYLGLYRDVYRTMGQQMPVLVPREGFTLVEPPIARVLQKHGLTLDDAFHRLEERKQELLEREDRLGIVPAFAAFRRDFAGRYAALADLVLQLDPQLGQMVEENRRQIEHQINRLEEKARQQHRKNCETSIRQFDRVRAHLTPHGLQERAFSILPYLVKYGPDLVGRLVDEVPLEQGWSHRAIYL, from the coding sequence ATGCACATCGAACCGGTACCGGGGGTGGCGCTGAGCCCCAGTCCGGCGGCCCTGGCGTACCTGAATGACTTCGCGCGCGTCGCCCCCGCCTACGAGTACGACTGGACCCGGCAGGAGAGCTTCGCCCGGCGGGCCGCCTACCTGAACGGCGGCGGCTGGGCCGGCGACCGGGCGGCGGTGTCGGCTGCGCTGGAGCGCTACAACCGGGCCCTGGGGGCCGACGAGGCGGCCCTGGCGAACGCCCGGCTGCTGGGCCAACCGGGCACGCTCGCGGCGGTGACCGGCCAGCAGGCCGGCATCCTGACGGGGCCGGCGTATTCCATCTACAAGGCGATGACGACGATCCGGCTGGCCCGGCAGCAGAGCGAGCGGCTGGGCGTGCCGGTCGTGCCCGTGTTCTGGATTGCCGGCGAGGACCACGACTGGCACGAGGTCTCCTGGGTCATGGTGCCCGCGGGCGACCGCGCCCACCGGCTGGCCCTGGCGGAGCGCTTCGAGGGCGAGCGGCGCTCGGTGGCGCTGGCGCCGATGCCGCCCTCGGTGGAGGCGGTGATCGCCGAGTTCGAGGCGCTCATGCCCGAGACCGAGTTCAAGGCCGAGGTGGTGGCGCGGGTGCGGGAGGCGGCGGCCGCCCCGCCTGCCCTGGAGCCCGGGGCCTCCGGCGGCCGGCCTTCGCTGGCCGACTGGTTCGGCCGGCTGATGGCCTGGATCTTCCGCGGCACCGGGCTGGTCTTCCTCAACTCGGCTGACCCGGCGCTCCGGCGGATCGAGGCGCCCTTCTTCGTCCGGGCACTGGAGCGGCAGGCGGAGGTGGAGGCCGCCTGCGAGCGGGGCGTTCACCGCTGGGAGCGGCAACTGGGCTTCACGTGTACGGTGGACCTCGTCCCGGGAAGCCTGAACCTCTTCCTCTACGTCGACGGCGACCGGCTGCCGCTGGTGGGCGAGGGCGACCGCGTCTGGGTGCGGGGCAACCCCGAACTCTCCTGGAGCCGGTCGGAGCTGATCGATCTGGCCTGGCGGAGCCCGGAGCGCTTTTCCACCAACGTGGTGCTGCGCCCGGTGGTGCAGTCGTTCCTGCTGCCCGACCTGTTCTACGCCGGAGGTCCGGGGGAGATCAACTACCTGGGGCTCTACCGCGACGTCTACCGCACCATGGGCCAGCAGATGCCGGTGCTGGTGCCCCGGGAAGGCTTCACGCTGGTGGAGCCGCCCATCGCCCGGGTGCTGCAGAAGCACGGCCTCACGCTGGACGACGCCTTCCACCGCCTGGAGGAGCGCAAGCAGGAGCTGCTGGAGCGGGAAGACCGGCTGGGGATCGTCCCCGCCTTCGCCGCCTTCCGCCGGGACTTCGCCGGCCGGTACGCCGCGCTGGCCGACCTGGTGCTCCAGCTGGACCCCCAGCTCGGGCAGATGGTGGAGGAGAACCGGCGGCAGATCGAGCACCAGATCAACCGGCTCGAGGAGAAGGCGCGGCAGCAGCACCGGAAGAACTGCGAGACCTCCATCCGCCAGTTCGACCGGGTCCGGGCGCACCTGACGCCACACGGCCTGCAGGAGCGGGCGTTCTCGATCCTGCCCTACCTGGTGAAGTACGGCCCCGACCTGGTGGGCCGCCTCGTGGACGAGGTGCCGCTGGAGCAGGGCTGGTCGCACCGGGCGATATACCTGTGA
- a CDS encoding pyrroline-5-carboxylate reductase family protein: protein MNDKIAILGAGPLASILARRIPRSVRKVIIGRPKAAAVALADEVGGIASDQASSVRGCRVIFLTVPAGEVAQALTEIQPHLSAGALVVNMSAELTVSDLAETAGVRIVAAKVIGHTDDMEQGSPGVVVLDQVGPDEAGLLEALLERVGPVVRGDERRVQAALEAIRDVMVGARDELRRRLSATGLPPAVVPVAIAAAAPGVLRAVAAEGETAGREGWRYAGADETAASRVSQ from the coding sequence GTGAACGACAAGATCGCGATCCTCGGAGCCGGTCCGCTGGCGTCAATCCTGGCGCGTCGCATTCCCAGGTCGGTCCGCAAGGTGATCATCGGGCGTCCGAAGGCGGCTGCGGTGGCCCTGGCCGACGAGGTCGGCGGCATCGCCTCCGACCAGGCGAGCAGCGTGCGCGGCTGCCGGGTGATCTTCCTCACGGTTCCGGCCGGGGAGGTCGCCCAGGCGCTCACCGAGATCCAGCCCCACCTGTCCGCCGGCGCCCTGGTGGTCAACATGTCCGCCGAGCTCACGGTATCGGACCTCGCGGAGACGGCGGGCGTCCGCATCGTTGCGGCCAAGGTGATCGGCCACACCGACGACATGGAGCAGGGCTCGCCCGGCGTCGTGGTGCTCGACCAGGTCGGCCCCGACGAGGCCGGGCTGCTCGAGGCCCTGCTGGAGCGGGTGGGCCCGGTGGTGCGGGGCGACGAGCGCAGGGTGCAGGCGGCGCTCGAAGCCATCCGTGACGTGATGGTCGGCGCGCGGGACGAGCTGCGCCGGCGCCTCTCGGCGACGGGACTGCCGCCCGCCGTGGTGCCGGTGGCGATTGCGGCTGCGGCCCCCGGTGTGCTGCGGGCCGTGGCGGCGGAGGGGGAAACGGCTGGCAGGGAGGGCTGGCGGTACGCAGGGGCCGATGAGACCGCTGCTTCGCGAGTCTCACAATAG
- a CDS encoding D-alanyl-D-alanine carboxypeptidase family protein, producing the protein MDRKPYRPVWAIALVALLAVLLPGTLAAPAQAAPALDLEARSAVLLDYATGQVLYEKNPDEVISPASLTKLMTLHLAFKKIAAGEISLSDPVQVSERAWAANFPDSSLMFLEPGDKVTVGEIMKGVAILSGNDASVALAEHIAGSVPAFVEMMNAEAKELGFTTLHFVDPHGLSPENKITAREFAEFARLYIQLHPESLAELHSQKTYTYPLYDNLSDARKAVTSPEAHQPITQENRNGLLWTYDGVDGLKTGFVDEAGFNLAVTAQRGGMRLVGVLLGIQANSIPEGSAKREAEGAALLSWGFNNFVTVRPQLPEVKPVRVWKGAANELTLEPAGGAPTLVLEKGAESSLTVSVRQEETVTAPVAKGQKLGEVIFAADGKEVARLDLVAAEEVAQGGFFKRLWDSLRLWITGFFNR; encoded by the coding sequence TTGGATCGCAAGCCATATCGCCCGGTCTGGGCCATCGCCCTGGTGGCCCTGCTGGCCGTGCTGCTCCCCGGAACGCTCGCCGCACCCGCTCAGGCGGCACCCGCCCTGGACCTGGAAGCCCGGTCGGCGGTGCTCCTGGACTACGCCACGGGTCAGGTGCTCTACGAGAAGAACCCGGACGAGGTGATCTCGCCGGCCTCGCTGACGAAGCTGATGACGCTGCACCTCGCCTTCAAGAAGATCGCCGCCGGCGAGATCAGCCTCTCCGACCCCGTGCAGGTGAGCGAGCGGGCCTGGGCGGCCAACTTCCCCGACTCGTCGCTGATGTTCCTGGAGCCTGGTGACAAGGTGACGGTGGGCGAGATCATGAAGGGCGTCGCCATCCTCTCGGGCAACGACGCCTCGGTGGCCCTGGCGGAGCACATCGCCGGCTCGGTCCCGGCCTTCGTGGAGATGATGAACGCCGAGGCGAAGGAGCTGGGCTTCACTACGCTCCACTTCGTCGACCCCCACGGACTGAGCCCGGAGAACAAGATCACCGCCCGCGAGTTCGCCGAGTTCGCCCGGCTCTATATTCAGCTCCACCCCGAGTCCCTGGCGGAGCTGCACAGCCAGAAAACCTATACCTATCCCCTCTATGACAACCTCTCTGACGCCCGCAAGGCCGTGACCTCTCCGGAGGCCCACCAGCCGATCACGCAGGAGAACCGCAACGGCCTCCTCTGGACCTACGACGGGGTCGACGGACTGAAGACGGGCTTCGTGGACGAGGCCGGCTTCAACCTGGCGGTCACGGCCCAGCGGGGCGGCATGCGGCTCGTGGGCGTGCTGCTGGGGATCCAGGCCAACTCGATCCCCGAGGGCTCCGCCAAGCGCGAGGCTGAGGGCGCGGCCCTGCTCAGCTGGGGCTTCAACAACTTCGTCACCGTCCGGCCCCAGCTGCCGGAGGTCAAGCCGGTGCGGGTGTGGAAGGGCGCCGCCAACGAGCTGACCCTGGAGCCCGCCGGCGGCGCGCCGACGCTGGTGCTGGAGAAGGGCGCCGAGTCGTCGCTCACCGTCTCCGTGCGGCAGGAGGAGACGGTGACGGCCCCGGTGGCCAAGGGGCAGAAGCTGGGCGAGGTCATCTTCGCCGCCGACGGCAAGGAGGTCGCCCGCCTGGACCTGGTGGCCGCTGAGGAGGTCGCCCAGGGCGGGTTCTTCAAGCGGCTCTGGGACTCGCTCCGGCTCTGGATCACGGGGTTCTTTAATCGGTAA
- a CDS encoding SRPBCC domain-containing protein, with protein MTDCLWAYFTLLLKQWVETGSTGYRLTFDPDPPSVIRFRITCPVPADEAFAALTRPDRLDCWISSGAQVEPRVGGKYSLGWGTAGEDGPGRITAWTEGRLLAYTWFESGRQTEVVWRISPHDGGCTVELEHGDFGGYTAACLGCRLGWADWMNVLWLHLRGRPAARTWRGALPFEHSRTTALS; from the coding sequence ATGACCGACTGCCTGTGGGCGTACTTCACCCTTCTGCTCAAGCAGTGGGTGGAGACGGGGAGCACCGGCTATCGCCTGACCTTCGACCCCGATCCGCCGTCGGTGATCAGGTTCCGGATCACCTGCCCGGTGCCCGCTGACGAGGCGTTCGCCGCGCTGACGAGGCCGGACAGGCTGGACTGCTGGATCTCCTCGGGCGCGCAGGTGGAGCCCCGGGTGGGCGGCAAGTACAGTCTTGGCTGGGGGACCGCCGGCGAGGACGGGCCCGGCCGGATCACGGCGTGGACCGAGGGCCGCCTCCTCGCCTACACCTGGTTCGAGTCCGGCCGTCAGACCGAGGTGGTCTGGCGGATATCGCCGCACGACGGCGGGTGCACGGTAGAGTTGGAACATGGCGATTTCGGCGGGTACACGGCCGCCTGCCTTGGATGCCGCCTGGGCTGGGCCGACTGGATGAACGTGCTCTGGCTGCACCTGCGGGGGCGGCCCGCCGCTCGGACCTGGCGGGGCGCGCTGCCCTTCGAGCACAGCAGAACGACCGCCCTCTCGTGA
- a CDS encoding acetate/propionate family kinase, with amino-acid sequence MKILVLNCGSSSIKYQLLDMETESVLAIGKVERVGMEDAIFEYKGSGEKVKEIGTILDHTAGVRKVLKALTDPEHGVIKNPEEIAAVGHRVVHGGEAFVRSVIIDDQVKRTLRELFDLAPLHNPANLTGILAAEAALPHAPGVAVFDTAFHATMPRKAFLYALPYVMYKRHKVRRYGFHGTSHKYVSLRAAAMLGKALEEVNLITCHLGNGSSVAAVEGGKSIDTSMGFTPLAGLIMGTRSGDLDPGVIPYIMAREEIGISEVNSMLNKHSGMLGISGISSDMRQIEEEMEKGDPRAIETFDMMEYRLRKYIGAYAAALGRVDGIVFTGGIGENSPLLRRAVCQNLGFLGVTFDEEANKVRGKEQIISGPDSKVTVMVIPTNEELMIARETAELVSGK; translated from the coding sequence ATGAAAATCCTGGTGCTGAACTGCGGCTCCTCCTCGATCAAGTACCAGCTGCTGGACATGGAGACCGAGTCCGTCCTCGCCATCGGCAAGGTGGAGCGGGTCGGCATGGAGGACGCCATCTTCGAGTACAAGGGCTCGGGCGAGAAGGTCAAGGAGATCGGCACCATCCTCGACCACACCGCCGGCGTGCGCAAGGTGCTGAAGGCGCTGACCGACCCTGAGCACGGGGTCATCAAGAACCCCGAGGAGATCGCGGCGGTGGGCCACCGGGTGGTCCACGGCGGCGAGGCCTTCGTGCGGTCGGTCATCATCGACGACCAGGTGAAGCGGACCCTGCGCGAGCTCTTCGACCTGGCGCCGCTGCACAACCCGGCCAACCTCACCGGCATCCTCGCCGCGGAGGCGGCCCTCCCCCACGCCCCCGGCGTGGCCGTCTTCGACACCGCCTTCCACGCCACCATGCCCCGCAAGGCGTTCCTCTACGCCCTGCCCTACGTGATGTACAAGCGGCACAAGGTGCGCCGCTACGGCTTCCACGGCACCTCCCACAAGTACGTCTCGCTGCGGGCGGCCGCCATGCTGGGCAAGGCCCTCGAGGAGGTGAACCTGATCACCTGCCACCTGGGCAACGGCTCCTCGGTGGCGGCGGTCGAGGGCGGCAAGTCCATCGACACCTCCATGGGCTTCACCCCGCTGGCCGGCCTGATCATGGGCACCCGCTCCGGCGACCTCGACCCCGGCGTGATCCCCTACATCATGGCCCGGGAGGAGATCGGCATCTCCGAGGTCAACTCGATGCTCAACAAGCACAGCGGCATGCTGGGCATCTCCGGCATCTCCAGCGACATGCGGCAGATCGAGGAGGAGATGGAGAAGGGCGATCCGCGCGCCATCGAGACCTTCGACATGATGGAATACCGGCTGCGCAAGTACATCGGCGCCTACGCCGCCGCGCTGGGCCGGGTGGACGGCATCGTCTTCACCGGTGGCATCGGCGAGAACTCGCCCCTGCTGCGCCGGGCCGTCTGCCAGAACCTCGGGTTCCTCGGGGTCACGTTCGACGAGGAGGCCAACAAGGTCCGGGGCAAGGAGCAGATCATCTCCGGCCCCGACTCGAAGGTCACGGTCATGGTCATCCCGACCAACGAGGAGCTCATGATCGCCCGGGAGACGGCAGAGCTGGTCTCTGGAAAGTAA
- a CDS encoding 3-hydroxyacyl-CoA dehydrogenase family protein, whose translation MSVRTWGVVGTGPNGRGIAQLVASKGLEVILVGQTAEDLAQARRQIELSLQHEIERWAITESEKRAILSRISFTTDMTELAKADFVLTARIGDIKEDQELLRTLDQICRGEVILASNTSTLSITEMASATNRPDRVIGCHFLQPILRTKVVQVVRGLKTSDETVAEVMSLVDRLDRTGVEVYESPGYITTRLIVPLINEACQLLLEGVASAEDIDTAMRLGFEMPRGPLEIADRIGLDTVLVMAERLWREYGDLKYRPAPNLKKLVRAGHLGVETGEGFFKYDADGDRIKNGGTGR comes from the coding sequence ATGTCGGTTCGTACCTGGGGTGTCGTCGGTACGGGGCCCAACGGGCGCGGCATCGCCCAGTTGGTCGCCTCCAAGGGCCTGGAAGTGATCCTGGTCGGGCAGACGGCTGAGGATCTGGCGCAGGCCCGCCGGCAGATCGAGCTGTCGCTGCAGCACGAGATTGAGCGGTGGGCTATTACGGAATCGGAGAAGCGAGCCATCCTTTCCCGCATCAGCTTCACGACGGACATGACCGAGCTGGCCAAGGCCGACTTCGTCCTCACGGCGCGGATCGGGGACATCAAGGAAGACCAGGAGCTCCTCCGCACGCTGGACCAGATCTGCCGCGGGGAAGTCATCCTCGCCTCCAACACCTCCACCCTCTCCATCACCGAGATGGCGTCTGCCACCAACCGGCCCGACCGGGTCATCGGCTGCCACTTCCTGCAGCCCATCCTGCGCACCAAGGTGGTGCAGGTGGTGCGCGGCCTGAAGACCAGCGACGAGACCGTGGCCGAGGTCATGTCCCTCGTGGACCGGCTCGACCGCACCGGCGTCGAGGTCTACGAGTCGCCGGGCTACATCACCACCCGCCTGATCGTCCCCCTGATCAACGAGGCCTGTCAGCTGCTCCTGGAGGGCGTCGCCTCGGCCGAGGACATCGACACCGCCATGCGGCTGGGCTTCGAGATGCCCCGCGGGCCGCTGGAGATCGCCGACCGCATCGGCCTCGACACCGTGCTGGTCATGGCCGAGCGGCTCTGGCGCGAGTACGGCGACCTGAAGTACCGGCCCGCCCCCAACCTGAAGAAGCTGGTGCGCGCCGGCCACCTGGGCGTGGAGACCGGCGAGGGCTTCTTCAAGTACGACGCCGACGGCGACCGGATCAAGAACGGGGGGACTGGGCGATGA
- a CDS encoding SPOCS domain-containing protein, with translation MADLLSTQLLKLQCLVCENTGEACIESRFKLPRRAKKIAEIQARIVDLEADVIDGQVCISGVLHKQIFFVGEDHHVHHVPEDVPFTTFVDCPGAKAGDVAEVKANIAKVSFTLEWWQEVVQRVIVQFVVRVAEDCQVNVRLNPRGPRVKAECVVGEATKAVTIENIVELDRRAIKIRDLQVSLEDVKAEATTDQVMFQGTLVKNIFFISEDDVEIFQEERVPFSGIADVCGAEPGDNVTLQAQIIRVDKVLSDGVQLRQRVVLSLFIKVTRTCEINVAEDPTGPQVMASRVIATGERQVLVENVTDLNKPAQKIQEIQARVEDLAVEIIPNKVVITGVLHKQIFFVGEDDIVRHQGEDIPFTTFVDLPGINPGDEVSITPIVEHVGFDLLDKVWVEHHGHDDDEGRPVFRRLLQRTVILLCVTGSQEHPIRIAQAPFVPLAAG, from the coding sequence GTGGCCGACTTGCTCAGCACCCAGCTCCTGAAGCTTCAGTGCCTGGTGTGCGAGAACACTGGCGAGGCCTGCATCGAGTCGCGTTTCAAGTTGCCGCGCCGGGCTAAGAAGATCGCCGAGATCCAGGCCCGAATCGTCGACCTGGAGGCGGACGTCATCGACGGCCAGGTCTGCATCTCGGGCGTTCTGCACAAGCAGATCTTCTTCGTAGGCGAGGATCACCACGTACATCACGTTCCGGAAGACGTACCGTTTACCACCTTTGTGGACTGCCCCGGGGCGAAGGCCGGCGACGTGGCCGAGGTCAAGGCCAACATCGCCAAGGTCAGCTTCACCCTGGAGTGGTGGCAGGAGGTGGTGCAGCGGGTCATCGTGCAGTTCGTCGTGCGGGTCGCCGAGGACTGCCAGGTGAACGTGCGCCTCAACCCCCGCGGGCCGCGGGTGAAGGCCGAGTGCGTGGTCGGCGAGGCGACCAAGGCCGTCACCATCGAGAACATCGTCGAGCTGGACCGGCGGGCCATCAAGATCCGCGACCTGCAGGTCTCGCTGGAGGACGTGAAGGCCGAGGCCACCACCGATCAGGTGATGTTCCAGGGGACGCTCGTGAAGAATATCTTCTTCATCTCGGAAGACGATGTGGAGATCTTCCAGGAGGAGCGGGTCCCCTTCTCGGGCATCGCCGACGTCTGCGGCGCCGAGCCGGGTGACAACGTGACCCTGCAGGCCCAGATCATCCGGGTCGACAAGGTGCTCTCCGACGGCGTGCAGCTGCGCCAGCGGGTCGTGCTCTCGCTGTTCATCAAGGTCACCCGCACCTGCGAGATCAACGTGGCCGAGGATCCGACCGGCCCGCAGGTGATGGCCTCCCGGGTCATCGCCACCGGCGAGCGGCAGGTGCTGGTGGAGAACGTGACCGACCTCAACAAGCCGGCGCAGAAGATCCAGGAGATCCAGGCCCGGGTCGAGGACCTGGCCGTCGAGATCATCCCCAACAAGGTCGTCATCACGGGCGTTCTGCACAAGCAGATCTTCTTCGTGGGCGAGGACGACATCGTGCGCCACCAGGGCGAAGACATCCCGTTCACCACCTTCGTCGACCTGCCGGGCATCAACCCGGGCGACGAGGTCTCCATCACCCCGATTGTGGAGCACGTCGGCTTCGACCTGCTCGACAAGGTGTGGGTCGAGCACCACGGCCATGACGACGACGAGGGCCGCCCGGTCTTCCGGCGGCTGCTGCAGCGGACGGTGATCCTGCTCTGCGTGACGGGCAGCCAGGAGCATCCCATCCGCATTGCCCAGGCGCCCTTCGTGCCCCTGGCGGCCGGCTAG